Proteins from a single region of Paenibacillus sp. BIHB 4019:
- a CDS encoding LysR family transcriptional regulator, with translation MRIEQLQYVVEVALTGSISIAAERLHVSQPNISHAISTLEKEVGLTLFHRTRSGTTPTEAGKSIIAKAQSILLQLDDLKETAKVHSTLLDEQLSIGAISGICTSVLPRTLSSYASKYPYVEMEVVEDHSGGIEERLLEGKLDLGLMGITGEYSHKQLTAERFLSCEIMACVGAKSPLASRKSLSLKEILEYPILGASGHMQELLKPHGTPRQLFHSKGTEAAKCVAAEGMAICFYMDMSLKMDPYVATGQIIPIPIKEKPVVHLYWVHQKKKLTAASEAFMKELFLQLDQFNRMQRFY, from the coding sequence ATGCGAATTGAGCAGCTGCAATACGTTGTGGAAGTAGCGTTAACCGGATCTATATCGATTGCAGCAGAGCGGCTGCACGTATCACAGCCGAATATAAGCCATGCGATTTCTACCTTGGAAAAGGAGGTCGGCCTTACTTTATTTCATCGCACACGTTCAGGAACGACGCCGACGGAGGCTGGCAAATCGATTATTGCTAAAGCGCAAAGCATTTTGCTGCAGCTCGATGATTTAAAGGAAACCGCGAAGGTCCACTCGACGCTGCTTGACGAGCAGCTGTCTATAGGCGCCATTTCCGGCATTTGCACAAGCGTACTTCCTCGTACTTTATCCAGCTATGCCAGTAAATATCCTTATGTGGAAATGGAGGTCGTCGAGGATCATTCCGGAGGAATTGAGGAGCGGCTGCTGGAGGGAAAGCTTGATCTTGGATTAATGGGCATTACGGGCGAATATTCCCATAAGCAGCTGACGGCAGAGCGTTTTCTGTCCTGTGAAATTATGGCTTGTGTAGGTGCCAAGTCGCCGCTTGCTTCGCGGAAAAGCCTTTCCTTAAAGGAGATTTTGGAATATCCGATTTTGGGCGCCTCCGGCCATATGCAGGAGCTGTTGAAGCCGCACGGCACGCCACGGCAATTGTTTCATTCGAAAGGCACAGAAGCGGCAAAATGTGTGGCGGCGGAAGGGATGGCGATTTGCTTCTACATGGATATGTCGCTGAAAATGGACCCTTATGTGGCCACAGGCCAAATCATTCCGATCCCTATTAAGGAAAAGCCTGTCGTGCATTTATATTGGGTGCATCAGAAAAAAAAGCTGACCGCAGCAAGCGAGGCCTTTATGAAGGAGCTTTTTTTGCAGCTGGACCAATTTAATCGCATGCAGCGATTTTATTAA
- a CDS encoding MFS transporter, with product MNKHQLTSSRRAAASTPATDRLPWAALLALAMAGFICILTETIPAGLLPQIARGLQISESLAGQLVTAYALGTLLTAIPLTAATNNWRRRPLLLLCMFGFLLFNSVTAFSSSFGLTLIARFMAGVSSGILWGMSAGYARRMVPDALKGRAMAVAMLGSPIALALGVPAGTFLGVFAGWRFVFGIMSLLAMLLILWMMWKMPDFAGQPSAKRRSLYNVMTIPGVRPVLAVVLAWMLAHNILYTYIAPYLAMVGLVERVDVVLLVFGVASVAGIILIGLLIDRMLRAMVLISLAGFAVASILLGIGSSEPMIVYIAIALWGVTFGGAATLLQTAAAEAAGDHADVAQSMLVTAWNLAIGGGGLIGALLLETLGVISFPWTLSLLVIIALLIAFVAKEHGFRSNRG from the coding sequence TTGAACAAGCATCAACTTACTTCTTCCCGCCGAGCGGCAGCGAGTACCCCGGCTACTGATCGTTTGCCATGGGCCGCATTATTAGCGCTCGCTATGGCAGGATTTATTTGTATTCTGACCGAGACGATTCCCGCAGGCTTGCTGCCGCAAATCGCCCGGGGACTCCAGATTTCAGAGTCGCTTGCCGGCCAACTGGTCACCGCGTACGCGCTCGGCACTTTATTGACAGCCATTCCTTTGACCGCGGCTACGAACAATTGGCGTAGACGGCCTCTGCTTCTGCTATGTATGTTTGGCTTTTTGCTGTTCAACAGCGTAACGGCATTTTCCTCCAGTTTTGGGCTGACCTTGATTGCCCGCTTTATGGCGGGTGTAAGCTCCGGCATATTATGGGGCATGTCCGCTGGCTATGCTCGCCGTATGGTGCCTGATGCGCTGAAGGGCCGCGCCATGGCGGTAGCGATGCTTGGGTCGCCAATTGCGCTTGCACTGGGAGTTCCGGCAGGTACTTTTCTTGGTGTATTTGCGGGCTGGCGGTTTGTTTTTGGAATCATGTCGCTGCTTGCTATGCTGCTCATCTTGTGGATGATGTGGAAGATGCCGGACTTTGCAGGGCAACCTTCTGCCAAGAGACGTTCCCTCTACAACGTAATGACAATTCCGGGAGTAAGGCCCGTTTTAGCCGTCGTTCTCGCTTGGATGCTTGCACATAACATTCTTTATACGTATATAGCGCCCTATTTGGCTATGGTCGGGCTTGTGGAGCGCGTTGATGTCGTTTTACTTGTTTTTGGAGTAGCATCGGTTGCGGGCATCATACTCATTGGCCTGTTGATTGACCGCATGCTGCGGGCTATGGTTTTAATAAGCCTCGCGGGTTTCGCCGTCGCCTCTATTCTGCTGGGCATAGGCAGCAGCGAGCCAATGATCGTTTATATAGCCATTGCATTGTGGGGGGTGACATTTGGCGGGGCAGCGACGCTGCTGCAGACAGCAGCGGCCGAAGCCGCTGGCGATCATGCAGATGTGGCGCAATCCATGCTGGTGACGGCCTGGAATTTGGCGATTGGCGGGGGTGGATTAATCGGTGCGCTTTTGCTTGAAACGCTGGGTGTTATTTCTTTCCCATGGACACTTTCCTTGCTGGTAATCATCGCTCTGCTCATCGCCTTCGTTGCCAAGGAGCATGGTTTTCGCTCGAATAGAGGCTGA
- a CDS encoding Lrp/AsnC family transcriptional regulator, with protein sequence MDHVDKQILFHLQNQARISMTDLGKSVGLSQPAVTERVRRLEEKGVIEEYRTIISPEKIGKSSVAYMLFQTRDCHAFLDFVHSSPDVMECHRISGQHNYLLKVLTDSTRSLEEFGNQCDKYGTYTILIVMSSPIDHKLLIPALAEAQYLTDLG encoded by the coding sequence GTGGATCATGTGGACAAACAAATTTTATTCCATTTGCAAAATCAAGCGAGAATTTCCATGACGGACCTTGGCAAAAGTGTGGGATTGTCCCAACCGGCTGTAACGGAAAGAGTCAGACGGCTGGAGGAAAAAGGCGTTATCGAGGAATACCGCACGATCATTTCCCCAGAAAAAATCGGCAAGTCCTCCGTCGCCTATATGCTGTTTCAGACGCGGGATTGCCATGCCTTTCTCGATTTTGTCCATAGCTCTCCCGATGTCATGGAGTGCCACCGCATCAGCGGCCAGCACAATTACTTATTGAAAGTGTTGACCGACTCTACCCGGTCCCTTGAAGAGTTTGGCAATCAATGCGATAAATATGGGACGTATACGATTTTGATCGTCATGTCGTCCCCCATTGATCATAAGCTTCTGATCCCTGCTCTTGCGGAAGCACAATACCTCACGGATTTAGGCTGA
- a CDS encoding LysR family transcriptional regulator, whose translation MDLKELTTFQTIVQEGNFSKAALKLHYAQSTVTNQVQRLEKELGIQLFKRGWDAELTASGQLFAAEVDKLIGHWHYVAEQAKALQQEEIGKVSVGALESLAKQVLPASLRRFQAQKPRVSCHFVIGNTDTLSRGVLQGGLDFAICGEPADSTSFRFEPLFEEKIAFVAANGHPLANRDGIDFAELLAYPLLIGGSTCLYYLRLSKQFSRYDEAPLLHTVSQISAIPAFIQQTAAIGVVLASTELAPNLVALDVKLKDASIPIGLLQLRNESYAATSKHQLMQYIKEELSLA comes from the coding sequence ATGGATTTGAAGGAATTAACGACGTTTCAAACGATTGTTCAAGAAGGAAACTTTTCTAAAGCCGCCCTCAAGCTGCATTATGCCCAGTCTACCGTCACTAATCAGGTCCAGCGGCTGGAGAAGGAGCTTGGCATTCAGCTGTTCAAACGGGGCTGGGATGCCGAGCTTACGGCCTCCGGGCAGCTGTTCGCCGCCGAGGTAGACAAGCTTATTGGGCATTGGCATTATGTAGCGGAGCAGGCGAAGGCTTTGCAGCAAGAAGAAATCGGGAAGGTCAGCGTAGGCGCGTTAGAATCGCTCGCAAAGCAGGTACTGCCTGCTTCGCTCCGGCGCTTCCAGGCGCAAAAGCCTCGTGTTTCCTGCCATTTTGTTATAGGCAACACCGACACGCTGTCGCGTGGAGTGCTGCAAGGCGGACTCGACTTTGCCATTTGCGGGGAGCCTGCTGATTCGACCTCCTTTCGCTTTGAGCCCTTGTTCGAGGAAAAAATCGCCTTTGTTGCAGCGAATGGCCATCCCCTAGCGAACAGGGACGGCATAGATTTTGCTGAGCTGCTTGCTTATCCTTTGCTAATTGGGGGAAGTACATGCCTTTATTATTTGCGATTATCCAAGCAGTTTTCACGCTATGACGAAGCCCCCCTCCTGCATACGGTCAGCCAAATTTCCGCAATTCCAGCCTTTATCCAGCAGACAGCCGCCATAGGCGTTGTTCTTGCTTCGACAGAGCTGGCGCCAAATCTTGTTGCCCTCGATGTAAAGCTCAAGGATGCCTCCATTCCCATCGGCTTGCTGCAGCTGCGCAATGAGAGCTATGCGGCCACCTCCAAGCATCAATTGATGCAATATATCAAAGAGGAGCTGTCACTTGCTTAA
- a CDS encoding GntR family transcriptional regulator, with product MTIKKYQSLKDHVYNYIAEKIQNGSLLPNQKLNEASICQTLGVSRTPVREALIQLASENLLENLPRRGFIVKELDTKKKLDVFQVVGVLDALAATLSVSNLDEDDVATMERLVEKIDLAIQQQNYTDYQHWQNDFHNVYLLKCNNSTLIDILKSLQNSFIRQIYLSEDKQRLFAVLSQMNEEHKQIIQLFKQRDSAKLDEFIKTVHWKIDYLDMI from the coding sequence ATGACCATCAAAAAGTACCAGTCCTTAAAAGATCATGTGTACAATTATATAGCAGAAAAAATTCAAAACGGCTCTTTGCTGCCTAATCAGAAATTGAACGAAGCCTCCATTTGCCAAACGCTGGGGGTCAGCCGTACCCCTGTCCGGGAAGCATTGATTCAGCTGGCCTCGGAAAATTTGCTGGAAAACTTGCCCCGCCGAGGCTTCATCGTTAAAGAGCTGGATACAAAAAAGAAGCTGGATGTTTTTCAGGTCGTCGGGGTGCTGGATGCGCTTGCCGCTACTTTATCCGTTTCGAATTTAGACGAAGACGATGTCGCGACGATGGAGCGGCTGGTTGAAAAAATCGACTTGGCGATCCAGCAGCAAAATTATACCGATTACCAGCATTGGCAGAACGATTTTCATAATGTTTACTTGCTGAAATGCAACAACAGCACCTTAATTGACATATTGAAATCGCTGCAAAACAGCTTTATCCGGCAAATTTATTTAAGCGAGGACAAGCAGCGGCTGTTTGCGGTATTATCGCAAATGAATGAGGAGCATAAGCAGATTATTCAGCTTTTCAAACAAAGAGATTCTGCAAAGCTGGACGAGTTTATTAAAACTGTGCATTGGAAAATTGATTACCTCGATATGATTTAA
- a CDS encoding cystathionine gamma-synthase family protein, whose protein sequence is MREHIDNNARIGTKAVWGGEKDFRVFGATQVPVVLSVAYDYSDVDEWQEVALGNKPGYTYNRMSNPTVRAMEEKVRLLEEAEEAIAFSSGMAAISSALYTFLRPGDRVVSVKDTYGGTNKIFTEFLPQIHVETVLCNTGDHEEIEREIAKGCNVLYLESPTNPTLKITDIERLAKAAKAVGALVMVDNTFATPINQNPLKLGVDLVIHSATKFLSGHADVLGGVVCGSAALMEKVYHYREIHGANLDPWAAYLILRGMKTLKLRVRQQAQSAMEIARFLQKHPLVESVNYPGLETHPHHDIAKKQMNGFGGILSVVLKGEMETIKLLLPRLQYANRAGNLGAVETIYGPARTTSHVECTLEERRALGISEGLLRISVGIEDTEDLIADLSQALAYVESQMPLSIHNL, encoded by the coding sequence ATGCGTGAACACATCGATAACAATGCGCGAATAGGCACAAAAGCGGTTTGGGGCGGGGAGAAGGATTTCAGAGTTTTTGGAGCCACTCAGGTTCCCGTCGTTCTCAGCGTAGCTTACGACTATAGCGACGTTGACGAATGGCAGGAAGTGGCGCTGGGGAACAAACCGGGATATACCTACAACCGGATGTCGAACCCGACCGTCCGGGCGATGGAAGAAAAGGTGCGGCTACTGGAAGAGGCGGAAGAGGCTATCGCTTTTTCGTCCGGCATGGCGGCGATCAGCAGCGCGCTTTATACGTTTTTGCGGCCTGGCGACCGCGTCGTCTCCGTCAAGGACACCTACGGCGGAACGAACAAAATTTTTACGGAATTTTTGCCGCAAATTCATGTAGAAACGGTGCTGTGCAATACTGGTGATCATGAGGAGATCGAGCGCGAGATTGCCAAGGGCTGCAACGTGCTTTACCTGGAGTCGCCGACGAATCCGACGCTGAAAATTACCGATATCGAACGTTTGGCCAAAGCGGCGAAAGCCGTCGGCGCGCTGGTGATGGTCGATAATACGTTCGCAACGCCGATCAATCAAAATCCGCTGAAGCTCGGCGTCGATCTCGTCATTCACAGTGCGACCAAATTTTTAAGCGGTCATGCCGATGTGCTTGGAGGCGTCGTGTGCGGGTCCGCAGCTTTGATGGAGAAGGTGTACCACTACCGGGAAATTCACGGGGCGAACCTCGATCCGTGGGCGGCTTATCTGATTTTGCGGGGGATGAAAACGCTTAAGCTCCGCGTCCGCCAACAGGCGCAAAGCGCCATGGAAATTGCCCGCTTTTTGCAAAAACATCCGCTTGTCGAGTCTGTCAACTATCCTGGTCTGGAAACACATCCGCATCATGATATTGCAAAAAAGCAGATGAACGGCTTTGGCGGCATTTTGAGCGTTGTGCTCAAAGGGGAAATGGAAACGATCAAGCTGCTGCTGCCGCGGCTCCAGTATGCGAACCGGGCAGGAAACCTTGGCGCCGTCGAAACGATTTACGGACCGGCGAGAACGACCAGCCATGTGGAATGCACGCTGGAGGAGCGCCGGGCACTGGGCATTTCCGAAGGCCTGCTGCGCATCTCTGTCGGCATCGAGGATACGGAGGATTTGATCGCCGACTTGTCGCAAGCGCTAGCCTATGTAGAATCGCAGATGCCTTTAAGCATCCATAACCTATAA
- a CDS encoding homoserine dehydrogenase: MELKIALLGFGVVGQGLAEILEEKSKALHSDTGFQAKIVAISDMMKGSLYHPDGLNIVEALRAVKETGRLDAYPEEPGLNRGWDSFKTIQETNADTIVELTFTDVKTGQPAIDHCRAAFNCKKNVVMSNKGPVALAYQELSELARRNGVRWGYEGTVMSGTPALRMPITALSGNRINEIKGILNGTTNYMLTRMEEGMSYADALAEAQGLGYAEADPTSDVEGYDAQYKITILSNIVMNAPLEREDVACEGISKLTREDMERAKREGKRWKLIARCWRDGEEVIAKVGPEAIPLSDPLAGVGGALNAVTYDCDLAGPITLMGAGAGRKETGFSILIDLINIHRNQL, from the coding sequence ATGGAACTCAAAATTGCATTGCTTGGCTTTGGCGTCGTAGGCCAGGGATTGGCGGAAATATTGGAAGAGAAAAGCAAGGCATTGCACAGCGATACCGGGTTTCAGGCGAAAATTGTCGCGATCTCGGACATGATGAAAGGCTCTTTGTATCATCCAGACGGCTTGAATATCGTGGAAGCTCTGCGTGCTGTAAAAGAAACAGGCAGGCTCGACGCTTACCCCGAAGAGCCGGGGCTAAACCGCGGCTGGGACAGTTTCAAAACGATTCAGGAAACGAATGCCGATACGATTGTAGAGCTGACCTTTACCGATGTGAAGACGGGCCAGCCGGCAATCGATCACTGCCGCGCTGCATTCAATTGCAAGAAAAATGTCGTGATGAGCAATAAAGGACCGGTCGCGCTTGCTTATCAGGAGCTGTCGGAGCTTGCTCGCAGAAACGGCGTTCGCTGGGGGTACGAAGGAACGGTCATGAGCGGAACGCCTGCGCTCCGCATGCCGATCACTGCGCTCTCGGGCAATCGAATCAACGAGATCAAGGGCATTTTGAACGGGACGACTAATTATATGCTGACCCGGATGGAAGAGGGCATGAGCTATGCGGACGCGCTTGCCGAGGCGCAAGGACTAGGCTATGCGGAAGCGGACCCGACCAGCGATGTAGAAGGCTATGACGCGCAGTACAAAATTACGATTTTGAGCAATATTGTAATGAATGCGCCCCTGGAAAGGGAGGACGTTGCCTGCGAAGGGATTAGCAAGCTGACCCGGGAAGATATGGAGCGCGCCAAACGGGAAGGCAAGCGCTGGAAGCTGATCGCACGCTGCTGGCGAGACGGCGAGGAGGTCATCGCCAAGGTAGGGCCGGAGGCGATTCCGCTCAGCGATCCGCTGGCGGGCGTTGGCGGCGCATTGAATGCCGTTACGTACGATTGCGATTTGGCCGGGCCGATCACGCTGATGGGCGCCGGGGCCGGACGCAAGGAAACAGGCTTTTCGATTTTGATTGATTTGATCAACATTCACCGCAATCAGCTGTAG
- a CDS encoding aldehyde dehydrogenase family protein: MTMETMVKKSKMYLAGQWVLRENLMEVRDPQDDSLIATVPAASTADMLYAIEQAKEGFKLSSELPTHERIAILNRAANWVDAHKEDYAETIAREGSKTIKEARKEVRRCVETLRISAEEARRLHGETIAFDQMPGSEKRFGYYYRFPIGIIGAITPFNDPLNLVAHKVGPAIAAGNAIIVKPAPATPLSALMLAEAFDHAGLPAKILSVVTGNASEIGDALVTHPDVRMISFTGGLTTGKAIMQKGGLKKMGMELGSNSPAIVLNDANISDAVEATVSGAFWAAGQNCLGVQRIYVQEAVYASFVAQFVARTKLYRMGSKLEEDTDMGPMINEREARRVESWIQEAVEQGGELLCGGQRRGAFVEPTVMANVPKTCKVVKEEVFGPVVTIFSVPDLDTAIRESNNVDFGLQAGIFTANLEHAFTAVHKLDVGGVMVNDSSDYRIDAMPFGGVKGSGLGREGVAFALHEMTEPKVVCFQMSK, from the coding sequence ATGACTATGGAAACTATGGTAAAGAAAAGCAAGATGTATTTGGCCGGACAATGGGTGCTGCGCGAGAACTTGATGGAGGTTCGCGATCCGCAGGACGATAGCCTGATCGCGACCGTGCCCGCTGCCTCGACGGCGGACATGTTGTATGCCATCGAGCAGGCGAAGGAAGGGTTCAAGCTAAGCTCGGAGCTGCCGACGCATGAGCGGATCGCCATTCTGAACCGCGCAGCCAACTGGGTGGACGCCCATAAGGAAGACTATGCGGAGACGATTGCCCGCGAAGGCAGCAAAACGATCAAAGAAGCGCGGAAGGAAGTCAGAAGATGCGTGGAGACGCTGCGTATCAGCGCGGAGGAGGCCAGGCGGCTGCACGGCGAGACGATCGCGTTCGACCAGATGCCGGGCAGTGAAAAACGTTTCGGCTACTACTACCGTTTTCCGATTGGCATCATCGGGGCGATTACCCCCTTCAACGATCCGCTGAACCTGGTTGCGCACAAGGTCGGCCCTGCAATCGCCGCAGGCAACGCGATTATAGTAAAGCCTGCGCCTGCAACTCCGCTTAGCGCGCTGATGCTGGCGGAAGCTTTTGATCACGCGGGTCTGCCTGCTAAAATTTTATCGGTCGTAACGGGCAATGCCAGTGAAATCGGCGATGCCTTGGTGACGCATCCCGATGTGAGAATGATTTCGTTTACCGGGGGGCTGACGACAGGCAAAGCGATTATGCAAAAGGGCGGACTGAAAAAAATGGGCATGGAGCTCGGTTCCAACTCCCCGGCTATCGTATTGAACGACGCGAATATTAGCGACGCGGTCGAAGCGACCGTATCCGGCGCATTTTGGGCAGCGGGCCAAAATTGCCTGGGCGTGCAGCGCATTTACGTGCAGGAGGCGGTGTACGCATCCTTTGTCGCCCAATTCGTCGCCAGAACGAAGCTGTACCGCATGGGCAGCAAGTTGGAAGAGGACACGGACATGGGTCCAATGATCAACGAAAGAGAAGCAAGGCGCGTGGAGAGCTGGATTCAGGAAGCGGTAGAGCAGGGCGGAGAACTGCTATGCGGCGGCCAGCGCCGCGGTGCATTTGTGGAGCCGACGGTTATGGCGAACGTTCCGAAGACGTGCAAAGTCGTGAAAGAGGAAGTGTTCGGTCCCGTCGTGACGATTTTCAGCGTGCCTGATTTGGATACGGCAATACGCGAATCCAACAACGTCGATTTCGGGCTGCAGGCAGGAATTTTCACGGCAAATCTGGAGCATGCCTTTACGGCCGTTCACAAGCTTGACGTCGGCGGCGTGATGGTCAACGACAGCTCCGATTACCGCATTGATGCCATGCCTTTCGGTGGCGTTAAAGGCTCTGGACTTGGCCGGGAGGGCGTTGCCTTCGCGCTTCACGAAATGACCGAGCCGAAAGTGGTCTGCTTTCAGATGTCCAAATAA
- the aspA gene encoding aspartate ammonia-lyase, with the protein MSVRIEHDFLGEKAVPAEAYYGIQTLRATENFPVTGTPVSPHLMTALAEIKKASALANMETGMLSKSIGSAIVQAAEEAAAGKLSAHFIVDAIQGGAGTSINMNMNEVLANRALEWLGKQKGDYFHCSPNNHVNMSQSTNDTVPTAIRIAAYRLAEPLLDAVAALEAGFARKAEEFDNVLKMGRTHLQDAVPIRMGQEFGAYARVIGRDLARITAAAAGLMTVNLGATAVGTGLNANLKYSELAVRHLIEHTGLPLTAADDLVDATQNTDAFTALSAALKIMAVNLSKICNDLRLMASGPRAGLGEIQFPPKQPGSSIMPGKVNPVMAELVNQIAFQVIGNDHTICLAAEAGQLELNVMGPVLAHNLLQSLLILRNGLNVFLREAVEGIQANEETCRLHVERSFGVMTALNPHLGYETAARLVKEALHSGQTIKEICLERNLLTPEELDVILNPFEMTTPGIAGLEYLENFDKGAK; encoded by the coding sequence ATGTCAGTGCGTATCGAACATGATTTTCTCGGTGAAAAGGCGGTACCCGCCGAAGCCTACTACGGCATTCAGACGCTGCGGGCCACCGAAAATTTCCCGGTTACCGGAACCCCGGTCAGCCCGCATTTGATGACGGCTTTGGCCGAGATCAAGAAGGCCTCGGCATTGGCCAATATGGAAACCGGCATGCTGTCGAAATCGATCGGTTCCGCGATTGTGCAGGCTGCGGAGGAGGCGGCTGCGGGCAAGCTGTCGGCGCATTTTATCGTCGATGCCATCCAGGGCGGTGCGGGCACTTCCATCAATATGAATATGAACGAAGTGCTGGCCAACCGGGCGCTGGAATGGCTCGGCAAGCAGAAAGGCGATTACTTCCACTGCTCGCCGAACAATCACGTCAATATGTCCCAATCGACGAACGATACGGTTCCGACGGCGATCCGCATCGCCGCTTACCGGCTCGCCGAACCGCTGCTGGACGCTGTCGCGGCTCTCGAAGCGGGGTTTGCGCGGAAAGCGGAGGAGTTTGACAATGTTCTGAAAATGGGGCGCACCCATTTGCAGGATGCGGTTCCGATCCGGATGGGACAAGAGTTCGGCGCCTATGCCCGCGTAATCGGCAGGGACCTTGCAAGAATTACCGCGGCGGCAGCCGGATTGATGACGGTTAATCTGGGCGCGACAGCCGTCGGCACAGGGCTCAACGCCAATCTGAAGTACAGCGAGCTGGCCGTGCGGCATTTGATTGAGCACACAGGACTCCCTTTAACTGCGGCGGATGATTTGGTGGACGCTACGCAAAATACGGACGCCTTTACGGCGCTCTCTGCGGCGCTTAAAATTATGGCGGTAAATCTGTCTAAAATTTGCAATGACCTCAGGCTTATGGCTTCGGGACCTCGAGCCGGGCTGGGAGAGATTCAATTTCCTCCCAAGCAGCCCGGCTCGTCGATTATGCCGGGCAAGGTTAATCCGGTCATGGCGGAATTGGTCAACCAGATCGCCTTTCAGGTGATCGGCAACGATCATACGATTTGCTTGGCTGCTGAAGCGGGCCAGCTTGAGCTGAATGTGATGGGGCCGGTCTTGGCCCATAATTTGCTCCAATCCTTACTCATCTTGCGCAACGGGCTCAACGTTTTCCTGCGCGAGGCCGTGGAAGGCATTCAGGCGAATGAGGAAACCTGCAGATTGCACGTGGAACGAAGCTTCGGCGTCATGACGGCGCTGAATCCTCATCTCGGTTATGAAACCGCTGCCAGGCTTGTAAAGGAAGCGCTTCATTCTGGACAAACGATCAAGGAAATATGTCTGGAACGAAATCTTTTGACCCCCGAAGAGCTAGATGTTATATTAAATCCCTTTGAAATGACAACCCCTGGAATTGCGGGCCTTGAGTATCTCGAAAACTTCGACAAGGGAGCGAAATAG
- a CDS encoding amino acid permease, with amino-acid sequence MSKIGENEQHTLKRSMKSRHIFMISLGGVIGTGLFLSTGYTLNLAGPGGAVLAYLVGALIMYLVMLCLGELSVAMPVTGSFPAYATKFIGPATGFTIGWLYWLTWVVTVGSEFTAAGLLMQRWFPNISVWIWSAIFAVLLFTLNALSVKFFAESEFWVAGFKVIVIILFIGLGGAAMFGLIPMEGHASAPMFSNLLNQGGLFPNGFLPVLFVMISVNFAFSGTELIGVTAGETENPDVSIPRSIRTVVWRTMIFFVGAIIVLAGLIPWKEAGVIESPFVLVFDKIGIPYAADIMNFVILTALLSVGNSGLYASTRMLWALSQEKMISPWLGKLTSNGVPLNALIISMLVSCLSLLSSVIAPDTVYVVLIAISGFAVVAVWMGIVASQFMFRRQFLKEGGRLQDLKYRTPLYPYVPIAAFLLCLTSCIGLYFDPAQRIALYCGVPFVVMCYLIYYLKNKKSAATPPAQ; translated from the coding sequence ATGAGCAAAATTGGCGAGAACGAGCAGCACACATTGAAAAGATCGATGAAAAGCCGGCATATTTTCATGATTTCACTTGGCGGCGTCATCGGAACGGGACTTTTTCTAAGCACAGGCTATACGCTGAACCTGGCCGGACCGGGAGGGGCTGTGCTTGCTTATCTGGTCGGCGCGCTGATTATGTATTTAGTGATGCTTTGTCTGGGCGAATTGAGCGTGGCGATGCCGGTTACGGGTTCATTTCCGGCTTATGCAACCAAATTTATCGGGCCTGCTACGGGTTTTACAATCGGCTGGCTTTATTGGCTGACGTGGGTCGTAACGGTCGGATCGGAGTTTACGGCGGCGGGTCTGCTGATGCAGCGCTGGTTCCCCAATATCTCGGTTTGGATTTGGAGCGCAATATTCGCCGTTTTACTGTTTACTTTAAATGCTTTATCCGTGAAGTTTTTTGCAGAATCCGAGTTTTGGGTTGCCGGCTTTAAGGTCATTGTTATTATCCTTTTCATCGGGCTTGGCGGAGCGGCCATGTTTGGGCTCATTCCGATGGAAGGCCATGCCTCTGCGCCGATGTTCTCTAACCTGTTGAATCAGGGCGGGTTATTTCCAAACGGCTTCCTGCCGGTATTATTCGTCATGATATCCGTCAATTTCGCTTTCTCCGGCACCGAGCTGATCGGCGTGACCGCAGGGGAGACGGAAAATCCGGACGTCAGCATCCCTCGCTCCATCCGCACAGTCGTTTGGCGGACGATGATCTTCTTCGTCGGCGCGATTATCGTGCTGGCCGGGCTTATCCCGTGGAAGGAAGCGGGAGTTATCGAAAGCCCATTCGTTCTCGTATTTGACAAGATCGGCATTCCGTATGCGGCCGACATTATGAACTTTGTCATTTTGACCGCTTTGCTATCGGTGGGCAATTCGGGGCTGTATGCTTCGACGCGGATGCTTTGGGCGCTTTCCCAGGAAAAAATGATCAGCCCGTGGCTTGGCAAATTGACATCAAATGGCGTACCGTTGAATGCGCTAATCATTAGCATGCTGGTTTCCTGCTTGTCCCTGCTCTCCAGTGTAATTGCTCCTGATACCGTGTACGTCGTTCTGATTGCCATCTCCGGGTTCGCCGTCGTAGCCGTATGGATGGGCATCGTCGCTTCGCAATTTATGTTCCGCAGACAGTTTCTTAAGGAGGGCGGCAGGCTCCAGGATTTGAAATATCGGACTCCGCTGTACCCTTATGTGCCCATTGCAGCGTTCCTGCTCTGTCTGACGTCCTGCATAGGATTGTATTTCGATCCTGCCCAGCGCATCGCTTTGTATTGCGGAGTTCCTTTCGTCGTCATGTGTTACCTTATTTATTATTTGAAAAACAAAAAATCAGCGGCGACGCCGCCTGCGCAATAA